The proteins below come from a single Chiloscyllium punctatum isolate Juve2018m chromosome 22, sChiPun1.3, whole genome shotgun sequence genomic window:
- the lto1 gene encoding protein LTO1 homolog isoform X7, which yields MADPGGDLFDSIVLAEDRFRGEGYQEGFTEGGHLGETEGRRYGLVNGAKIGSEVSFYEGFAYTWKCLLQNNQDVKSSKRLKALNSLLAMVHDFPYENPTYDKLQEDLEKMRAKFKQHDSESRPCVE from the exons ATGGCGGATCCCGGCGGTGATTTGTTCGACAGTATCGTCCTGGCGGAGGATCG ATTTCGTGGAGAAGGTTATCAGGAAGGGtttacagaaggaggtcatttgggaGAAACGGAGGGACGACGCTATGGATTAGTGAATGGTGCCAAGATTGGATCAGAG GTTTCTTTTTATGAAGGTTTTGCCTATACCTGGAAGTGTCTTCTTCAGAATAACCAAGATGTTAAGAGCAG TAAAAGGCTGAAAGCCCTAAACTCACTGCTGGCGATGGTTCATGACTTCCCATATGAAAACCCAACTTACGACAAGCTACAAGAGGACCTAGAAAAGATGCGAGCCAAATTTAAACAG